One genomic region from Vannielia litorea encodes:
- a CDS encoding MFS transporter produces MTRTAPPSPGPALLAPGTRGPVLAISAGIGMHAFNDLAISASIPVAMEALGALPMLPLVYALFFIGVVAGGVTSAEIRTRIGARATALGAASVFLMGMLLTATAPSGLAFGVGRALQGFSDGVIAALCYALIPQLFAASIVARVFAVEATVWALAAALGPLTGGYATEHAGWPLAMLTGLPVALTFLVTAALILPARTADSFVIKRRTPLRPVALCLAGAGILALPSALPQAPAAALGLPAGLLLIALALWIDRRKPRPRFFPSEAFTLTPMGAGTWLIFLMPVAQSVSSIFTALCTRAIFGLSTVLTGWVVVTMALNWSLWAMVAGRLPARRRLAALRFAPALQIAGAACVGAGFVTATLPLVLLGQSLTGAAFGFSWGPANQLIMEAAPEAERPRTASFMPTVQTMGFATGAGLFGWIAGATGLVPGLASGTPAIPLAALWGVATLTACVALLAARRLHSADGPQPDTPPPGPQPAA; encoded by the coding sequence ATGACCCGCACTGCACCCCCCTCTCCCGGCCCCGCCCTGCTTGCCCCCGGCACCCGCGGCCCCGTTCTGGCGATCTCCGCCGGGATCGGGATGCACGCCTTCAACGATCTGGCGATCTCCGCATCGATCCCCGTCGCGATGGAGGCGCTCGGCGCGCTGCCGATGCTGCCGCTGGTCTATGCGCTCTTCTTCATCGGGGTCGTCGCAGGCGGGGTGACCTCAGCCGAGATCCGCACCCGCATCGGCGCCCGTGCCACCGCCCTCGGGGCCGCCAGCGTCTTCCTGATGGGCATGCTGCTCACCGCCACCGCGCCCTCCGGGCTGGCATTCGGCGTCGGCCGGGCGCTTCAGGGCTTCTCCGACGGGGTGATCGCCGCGCTCTGCTACGCCCTCATCCCCCAGCTCTTCGCCGCCTCCATCGTGGCACGGGTCTTCGCAGTGGAGGCCACCGTCTGGGCGCTCGCCGCCGCGCTTGGCCCGCTGACCGGGGGATATGCCACCGAGCACGCAGGCTGGCCGCTGGCCATGCTCACCGGCCTGCCGGTGGCCCTCACCTTCCTCGTGACCGCCGCGCTCATCCTGCCCGCCCGCACCGCCGACAGCTTTGTCATCAAGCGCCGCACCCCGCTGCGCCCCGTCGCGCTCTGCCTCGCGGGCGCGGGCATCCTCGCCCTGCCCTCCGCCCTGCCTCAAGCGCCCGCCGCTGCCCTCGGGCTGCCCGCGGGCCTCCTTCTCATCGCCCTCGCGCTCTGGATCGACCGGCGCAAACCCCGGCCCCGGTTCTTCCCGTCCGAGGCCTTCACCCTCACGCCGATGGGCGCAGGCACATGGCTGATCTTCCTGATGCCGGTGGCGCAAAGCGTGTCGTCGATCTTCACCGCGCTCTGCACCCGCGCGATCTTCGGCCTCTCGACCGTGCTCACCGGCTGGGTGGTGGTGACAATGGCACTAAACTGGAGCCTCTGGGCAATGGTCGCGGGCCGCCTGCCCGCGCGGCGGCGCCTTGCCGCCCTGCGCTTTGCCCCCGCGCTGCAAATCGCCGGGGCCGCCTGCGTGGGCGCGGGCTTTGTCACCGCCACCCTGCCGCTGGTGCTGCTGGGCCAATCGCTCACCGGCGCGGCTTTCGGCTTCTCATGGGGACCAGCCAACCAGCTGATCATGGAGGCCGCGCCCGAGGCCGAGCGCCCGCGCACCGCCTCCTTCATGCCGACCGTGCAAACCATGGGTTTCGCCACCGGCGCCGGGCTCTTCGGCTGGATCGCGGGCGCCACCGGCCTGGTGCCCGGGCTGGCCTCCGGCACCCCTGCCATTCCGCTCGCCGCGCTCTGGGGCGTGGCCACCCTCACCGCCTGCGTCGCCCTGCTGGCCGCCCGCCGGTTGCACAGCGCCGATGGCCCGCAGCCCGATACGCCCCCGCCCGGCCCTCAGCCCGCCGCCTGA
- a CDS encoding HU family DNA-binding protein, with the protein MRHPMAGPRKTTGGGKTAPNRKTNAARGKAGAKTPPVKVVENTPKPDITVVTPAEPVVAEGLVKKVALIDSVVEATGMKRKDVKPVVEATLAEIGNIIGKGADMQIPELGKLMVHKRKELPNGEMVMLKLRRKTVAKPLAEDDDNG; encoded by the coding sequence ATGAGGCATCCGATGGCCGGACCACGCAAGACCACGGGCGGCGGCAAGACCGCGCCCAACCGCAAGACCAACGCCGCGCGGGGGAAAGCCGGTGCCAAGACGCCGCCTGTGAAGGTGGTGGAAAACACGCCGAAGCCCGACATCACCGTTGTTACCCCCGCCGAGCCAGTGGTGGCCGAGGGGCTGGTGAAGAAGGTCGCGCTGATCGACAGCGTGGTCGAGGCCACGGGGATGAAGCGCAAGGATGTGAAGCCGGTGGTCGAGGCCACGCTGGCCGAGATCGGCAACATCATCGGCAAGGGGGCCGACATGCAGATTCCCGAGTTGGGCAAGCTCATGGTGCACAAGCGCAAAGAGCTGCCGAACGGCGAGATGGTGATGCTGAAACTCCGTCGAAAAACTGTGGCCAAGCCTCTTGCAGAGGACGACGACAACGGCTAA